One genomic region from Acaryochloris thomasi RCC1774 encodes:
- a CDS encoding CDP-archaeol synthase, whose product MPSAANQLIQDSFNLIWLLLGLFAAGILEAYLWQTSLLEWANHPIQREWFGENKRWRGLLSLPLTHLLATFCFQVLEHYSPVVPDAWMSFADVSTLEYGLLIGFACNLAELPNSFVKRRLQIPAGAQSSPLFFIFDHIDSSTGILLLWWLYFHFPLHLVITGFLLSPLLFMGATFIRIRLGLKQA is encoded by the coding sequence ATGCCTTCTGCAGCTAACCAGTTGATTCAAGACTCATTTAACCTCATCTGGTTACTGTTGGGTCTGTTTGCCGCTGGCATCCTGGAAGCCTATCTCTGGCAGACTTCCCTTTTAGAGTGGGCTAATCACCCTATTCAGCGAGAATGGTTTGGTGAGAATAAACGCTGGCGCGGTCTTTTAAGCCTACCGCTGACGCATCTACTGGCTACATTTTGCTTCCAGGTATTGGAACACTACAGTCCGGTCGTGCCAGATGCCTGGATGAGCTTTGCTGACGTCAGTACCTTAGAATACGGGCTGCTGATCGGTTTTGCCTGTAACCTTGCTGAGCTACCCAACTCTTTTGTCAAACGGCGGCTACAGATTCCAGCCGGTGCTCAGAGTAGCCCTCTCTTTTTTATCTTTGACCACATCGACTCCAGTACCGGAATTTTGCTGCTTTGGTGGCTTTATTTTCACTTTCCGCTGCATTTGGTGATCACAGGATTTTTATTGAGTCCTCTGTTATTTATGGGAGCCACCTTCATTCGGATTCGGTTGGGTCTCAAGCAGGCGTGA
- a CDS encoding radical SAM protein, which yields MRIKRPLKTITDVLVFKTPLEAQLIITRRCNLSCGYCTEYDHTSDPVPLADLKDRIDAIHRLGVINISLLGGEPLMHPDLMEIIEYGSRHSQVSMTTNGFLLKKELIDRLNTAGLSNLQISIDALESDPTHYIQKSLNKLISKLELLKESATFDVHANVVMCEATKETFTETVNQIRAFGFYVSVGLIHNDQGQVQVQGDDYINLWDQHFANRASHTSLDYDYGRQLLQGQQPEWICRAGSRFLYIDEFGLTQYCSSQRNRLNKPITDYTRADLQAQFKERKGCESGCSILCVYRDSMLDNQPLAMVKDAYQSWQSGSISF from the coding sequence ATGCGCATTAAACGCCCCCTCAAAACGATTACTGATGTTCTCGTTTTCAAAACGCCCTTAGAGGCCCAGTTGATTATTACGCGACGCTGCAATTTGAGCTGTGGCTATTGCACAGAGTACGACCACACCTCAGATCCTGTTCCTCTCGCTGACCTTAAAGATCGAATCGATGCCATTCATCGATTAGGCGTGATCAATATTTCTTTGCTAGGGGGTGAACCGCTGATGCACCCAGATCTGATGGAAATTATTGAGTATGGCAGTCGTCACAGCCAGGTTTCGATGACGACCAATGGTTTTTTGCTCAAGAAAGAGCTGATTGATCGGCTTAATACAGCGGGCCTCAGCAATCTACAGATCAGTATTGATGCTCTGGAGTCTGACCCAACCCACTATATTCAGAAGTCGCTGAATAAGCTGATCTCAAAGCTAGAGCTGCTCAAGGAGTCTGCTACCTTTGATGTCCATGCCAACGTGGTGATGTGTGAAGCGACCAAAGAGACGTTTACAGAGACCGTTAACCAGATTCGGGCTTTTGGCTTCTATGTCTCTGTGGGGCTAATCCATAATGATCAGGGGCAAGTTCAAGTGCAGGGCGATGACTACATAAATCTCTGGGACCAGCACTTTGCCAATCGTGCGTCTCATACGAGCCTAGATTATGATTACGGTCGTCAATTACTGCAGGGGCAGCAGCCAGAGTGGATCTGCCGTGCGGGATCTCGATTTCTCTATATTGATGAATTTGGACTGACGCAGTACTGCTCTTCACAGCGTAATCGCCTAAATAAGCCGATCACGGACTACACCCGTGCAGATTTGCAGGCGCAGTTTAAAGAGCGAAAGGGCTGTGAGTCGGGCTGCTCTATTCTCTGTGTCTATCGCGACTCGATGCTCGATAATCAGCCGCTGGCAATGGTCAAAGATGCTTATCAATCCTGGCAAAGTGGCTCTATTTCTTTCTGA
- a CDS encoding DUF2752 domain-containing protein encodes MSLGLPSWQCPLRYGLNIPCPGCGLSRSVAALAHGHWHDAVNIHAFFPLMMAAILLILVASFLTDTARLSLANRLENVEVDFGITNFILVAFVIYWLVRLLFFSSILYRLVM; translated from the coding sequence ATGTCATTAGGATTGCCAAGCTGGCAATGCCCACTTCGCTATGGCTTGAATATACCTTGCCCTGGCTGTGGTCTGTCACGCTCTGTTGCGGCTCTCGCTCACGGACATTGGCATGATGCGGTCAACATTCATGCATTTTTCCCTCTCATGATGGCTGCTATTCTACTGATATTGGTAGCCAGTTTTTTGACTGACACTGCTAGGCTTTCTCTCGCGAATCGTTTAGAAAATGTAGAGGTTGACTTTGGAATTACAAATTTTATCTTAGTAGCCTTTGTTATCTACTGGTTAGTTCGGCTGCTGTTTTTCTCTAGCATTTTGTATCGGTTAGTTATGTGA
- a CDS encoding LysR family transcriptional regulator produces the protein MSDLPFTLDQLRILKAIAAEGSFKRAADSLYVSQPAVSLQVQNLERQLDVPLFDRGGRRAQLTEAGHLLLNYGDRILALCQETCRAIDDLQNLQGGTLIIGASQTTGTYLMPRLIGLFRKEYPEVAVQLHVHSTRRTCWSVVNGQVDLAIIGGEVPPELQESLEISPYAEDELALILPVSHPFARREIVHREDLYKLNFIALDAQSTIRKVIDQILVRGDIDPRRLKLEMELNSIEAIKNAVQSGLGAAFVSISAIEKELDLGLFKQVAIEGVVVKRVLSLIINPNRYRSKAAKTFMHEILPQFASVSARLISLSEVEKPLSATSGSTPL, from the coding sequence ATGTCTGACCTTCCGTTTACGCTCGATCAGCTCCGTATTCTCAAAGCGATCGCAGCAGAAGGGAGTTTTAAGCGGGCCGCCGACAGCTTGTATGTCTCTCAACCCGCCGTGAGCCTGCAGGTCCAAAACCTGGAGCGCCAGCTTGATGTTCCACTTTTTGATCGAGGCGGACGTCGCGCTCAGCTAACTGAAGCTGGGCATCTGCTACTCAACTATGGCGATCGTATTCTCGCCCTGTGCCAAGAGACCTGCCGAGCTATTGATGATCTGCAAAATCTTCAGGGCGGAACCCTCATTATTGGAGCTAGCCAAACCACCGGCACCTATCTCATGCCGCGTCTTATTGGTCTGTTTCGCAAAGAATATCCTGAGGTTGCTGTTCAGCTTCATGTACATTCCACCCGCCGCACTTGCTGGAGCGTTGTCAACGGACAAGTTGATCTCGCCATTATCGGCGGAGAAGTTCCCCCAGAACTCCAGGAATCTCTTGAGATCTCGCCCTATGCTGAAGATGAGCTGGCCTTGATTTTGCCCGTCTCCCATCCCTTTGCTCGGCGAGAGATTGTACATCGAGAAGATTTATATAAGCTCAACTTTATTGCCCTTGATGCTCAATCAACCATTCGTAAGGTGATTGATCAGATTTTGGTGCGGGGCGATATTGACCCCCGTCGTCTCAAGCTAGAAATGGAGCTTAACTCTATTGAAGCGATTAAAAATGCTGTGCAGTCGGGGCTAGGGGCCGCTTTTGTCTCGATATCAGCCATTGAAAAAGAGCTTGACCTGGGGCTCTTCAAGCAGGTCGCTATTGAAGGTGTCGTAGTGAAGCGGGTTCTTTCGCTCATCATTAACCCCAATCGCTATCGTTCTAAGGCTGCCAAAACCTTCATGCATGAAATTTTGCCGCAGTTTGCCAGCGTCAGCGCGCGTCTAATATCGCTCTCTGAAGTCGAGAAACCACTGTCGGCAACCTCTGGTTCTACGCCTCTATAA
- the pds gene encoding 15-cis-phytoene desaturase — translation MRVAIAGGGLAGLACAKYLVDHGHTPIVYERRDVLGGLVAAWKDEDGDWYETGLHIFFGAYPNMLQLFKELGIEDRLQWKEHTMIFNQPDKPGTYSRFDFPNVAAPWNGLAAIARNNDMLSWPEKVRLGVGLVPAMIKGQSYAEEMDKYSWTEWCDQHGIPENVTNQLFLAASKSLNFINPEEITATVMFSAFYHFMQEQHGSRVAFLDGSPPERLCQPIVDYITERGGEIHLNAPLKEIRLKEDDSVNSFLMRGLEGAEDYEVSADAYVSAMAVDPLKVMLPEPWQKLDYFKKMQGLEGVPVINIHLWFDRKLTEIDNLLFSRSPLLSVYADMSNTCREYADPNKSMLELVLAPAKDWISKSEDEILAATMAELENLFPQHFQGDDSAQLLKQKIVITPRSVYKAVPGSQQCRPVQTTPIANFFLAGSYTMQEYLGSMEGAVLSGKLAAHAIANNPSASDSGKSAPSLSRSPSLTHATTA, via the coding sequence ATGCGAGTTGCGATCGCAGGGGGTGGCCTAGCTGGGCTAGCCTGTGCCAAGTATTTAGTTGATCATGGTCATACTCCTATCGTTTATGAGCGCCGGGATGTCTTAGGTGGCCTTGTCGCTGCCTGGAAAGATGAGGACGGCGACTGGTATGAGACGGGTTTACATATCTTTTTCGGTGCCTACCCGAATATGCTCCAGCTCTTTAAAGAGTTAGGCATTGAAGATCGGCTGCAGTGGAAAGAGCACACCATGATCTTCAACCAGCCAGACAAGCCAGGAACTTACTCTCGATTTGACTTCCCGAATGTAGCCGCACCCTGGAATGGCCTGGCGGCAATCGCCCGCAACAACGATATGCTCTCTTGGCCGGAGAAGGTGCGCTTAGGGGTCGGCTTAGTGCCCGCCATGATTAAGGGGCAATCCTACGCCGAAGAGATGGATAAGTACTCATGGACTGAATGGTGCGATCAACACGGCATCCCTGAGAACGTCACCAACCAACTCTTTTTAGCCGCCTCTAAATCTCTCAACTTTATTAATCCCGAAGAGATCACCGCCACCGTGATGTTCTCGGCTTTCTACCACTTCATGCAAGAGCAGCACGGCTCTCGCGTCGCCTTCTTAGATGGCTCACCCCCTGAACGCCTATGTCAACCCATCGTGGACTACATCACTGAACGCGGTGGTGAAATTCATTTGAATGCCCCTCTCAAGGAAATTCGTCTTAAAGAGGATGACTCCGTCAACAGCTTTTTGATGCGCGGTCTTGAGGGTGCTGAAGACTACGAAGTTTCTGCTGATGCCTACGTCTCTGCGATGGCCGTTGATCCGCTTAAGGTCATGCTGCCCGAACCCTGGCAGAAGCTAGACTATTTCAAAAAAATGCAGGGACTAGAAGGCGTACCGGTGATCAACATTCATCTGTGGTTTGACCGCAAGCTAACTGAGATTGATAATCTATTGTTCTCTCGGTCGCCTTTGTTAAGTGTCTACGCGGACATGAGCAATACCTGTCGTGAGTATGCCGATCCGAACAAATCTATGCTGGAGCTAGTTTTAGCCCCTGCAAAAGATTGGATTTCTAAGTCTGAAGATGAAATACTAGCCGCCACGATGGCAGAGCTTGAAAACCTCTTCCCTCAGCACTTTCAAGGTGACGACTCAGCCCAGCTACTAAAGCAGAAAATTGTGATTACGCCTCGGTCAGTCTATAAGGCTGTACCGGGTTCACAGCAGTGTCGTCCCGTGCAGACCACGCCAATCGCCAACTTCTTTTTGGCCGGAAGCTACACCATGCAGGAATACCTTGGCAGTATGGAGGGAGCGGTCCTTTCTGGTAAGCTGGCAGCACATGCGATCGCAAATAATCCCTCTGCCTCCGATAGTGGCAAATCTGCTCCATCATTGTCTCGCTCTCCGTCACTGACACATGCTACAACTGCCTGA
- a CDS encoding phytoene synthase — protein MLQLPETPRRQVSQVKSLSSLEDAYEQCRQVTADYAKTFYLSTLLMTPEKRRGIWAIYVWCRQTDELMDGPQAANSTPEELAATLDQWQEQLESVFAGHPIQSEDVALQDTIKRFNLDIQPFQDMIAGQRMDLQRSRYDTFEELHLYCYRVAGTVGLMSAPVMGIEPFCDRLQPPWAIPETTPGSPIEKAVALGVANQLTNILRDVGEDARRGRIYLPLDDLKRFGYTEQELFDGVINDQWRSLMQFQIERAHQFFAQAEDGIRSLEKNARWPVWSALILYRRILDVIKHNQYDVFSKRAYVPKRQKLLSLPKAWVKSL, from the coding sequence ATGCTACAACTGCCTGAAACGCCACGACGCCAGGTTAGCCAGGTCAAATCCCTGTCTTCCCTCGAAGATGCCTACGAGCAGTGTCGTCAGGTTACAGCAGACTATGCCAAAACCTTTTACCTCAGCACGCTGCTAATGACGCCCGAAAAGCGGCGGGGCATCTGGGCGATTTATGTCTGGTGTCGCCAGACAGATGAACTAATGGATGGTCCGCAAGCCGCTAATTCCACACCGGAAGAGCTGGCGGCCACATTGGATCAATGGCAAGAGCAGCTAGAATCCGTTTTTGCTGGTCACCCCATCCAAAGCGAAGATGTCGCCCTTCAGGATACTATCAAACGCTTTAATCTTGATATTCAGCCCTTTCAAGACATGATTGCAGGGCAACGAATGGATCTGCAGCGTAGCCGATATGACACCTTTGAGGAACTGCATCTCTACTGCTACCGAGTTGCCGGTACCGTAGGTTTGATGTCAGCTCCCGTCATGGGCATCGAACCCTTTTGCGATCGCCTGCAGCCACCCTGGGCCATCCCTGAGACAACACCGGGCAGCCCCATTGAAAAGGCCGTTGCTCTGGGTGTCGCCAATCAACTCACCAATATTCTGCGTGACGTGGGCGAAGACGCTCGGCGAGGTCGGATCTATCTCCCACTCGACGATCTAAAGCGCTTTGGCTATACCGAACAGGAACTCTTTGATGGCGTCATCAACGACCAGTGGCGTTCCTTGATGCAGTTTCAGATTGAGCGCGCACACCAGTTTTTCGCCCAAGCCGAAGACGGCATCCGATCACTGGAGAAAAATGCGCGTTGGCCAGTTTGGTCGGCACTCATCCTATATCGAAGGATCCTAGACGTCATTAAGCACAACCAGTACGACGTCTTCAGCAAACGGGCCTACGTTCCAAAGCGCCAGAAACTGCTTTCTTTACCCAAGGCCTGGGTCAAGTCTCTATGA
- a CDS encoding DUF2949 domain-containing protein has product MRQNTQNRLLCFLKEELSLPSDSIGLALRHLEQDPGPLPIVLWQYGLITLEQLNKIYDWLETS; this is encoded by the coding sequence ATGAGACAAAACACTCAAAACAGGTTGCTGTGCTTTTTGAAAGAAGAACTTTCTTTGCCTAGCGATTCTATTGGCCTTGCTTTACGACACCTAGAGCAGGATCCTGGTCCGTTGCCTATTGTGCTGTGGCAGTATGGCCTGATTACGCTTGAGCAATTAAATAAGATCTACGACTGGTTGGAAACGTCATAG
- a CDS encoding lysylphosphatidylglycerol synthase transmembrane domain-containing protein: protein MFKSGTRRLFFRLLFLLLLGVGFVIAWHRLRFDGEAFLETLRQFGPTSLGTGLVIVLVQIAFQISRLWVLCPPTVGVSWRQAARSFTSGQFVGNFIQGQAGHAVKVAVLRQPANAQGRQMATAESTAIVFVDKVMDILMLLGLTGLAVLQLGLLARSWRYFDHNLLWGIPVAAVAIAILIYVLRRCSGRIQRGLADFKKGLAVVKVPMQLGQGITMGLGDWFTEGLLLQVLCVAQGFPLSPAQLMVSLFILNVGISIPISVANVGTFEAALIFALTRFGVPLVQGVAIATLFHLYQMLGIALWMLVMLPKNVKAEMQG from the coding sequence ATGTTTAAGTCTGGAACGAGGCGGCTATTCTTTCGCCTGCTGTTTTTGCTATTGCTGGGTGTGGGGTTTGTGATTGCTTGGCATCGCTTGCGCTTCGATGGGGAAGCTTTTTTGGAAACGCTCCGACAGTTTGGCCCTACTTCTTTGGGGACAGGTCTAGTCATTGTCCTTGTCCAAATCGCGTTCCAGATCTCTCGCCTCTGGGTACTTTGCCCGCCAACGGTAGGTGTTTCCTGGCGGCAGGCGGCACGATCTTTTACCTCTGGGCAATTTGTCGGAAATTTTATTCAAGGACAGGCCGGACATGCGGTCAAGGTGGCTGTTCTCCGGCAGCCTGCGAATGCTCAGGGGCGGCAAATGGCGACGGCGGAATCGACGGCTATTGTGTTCGTCGATAAGGTGATGGATATCTTAATGTTGCTGGGGCTAACGGGACTGGCGGTCCTGCAGCTCGGGTTACTGGCACGGAGCTGGCGCTATTTCGACCATAATTTGCTGTGGGGCATTCCGGTGGCGGCGGTTGCGATCGCAATCTTGATCTATGTTCTCCGCCGCTGTTCAGGGCGCATTCAGCGTGGGCTGGCGGATTTCAAAAAGGGTTTGGCCGTCGTCAAGGTACCGATGCAGTTAGGCCAAGGCATCACAATGGGGCTGGGAGACTGGTTTACTGAAGGCCTGCTTTTGCAGGTGCTCTGTGTCGCTCAAGGGTTTCCGCTATCGCCCGCTCAGTTGATGGTGAGCCTATTTATTCTAAATGTCGGCATTTCAATCCCCATTTCTGTGGCTAACGTAGGGACGTTTGAGGCTGCGCTAATTTTTGCCTTGACGCGATTTGGCGTACCGCTGGTGCAGGGGGTTGCGATCGCAACCTTATTTCATCTTTACCAAATGCTCGGCATTGCCCTGTGGATGCTGGTGATGCTTCCAAAAAATGTCAAAGCTGAGATGCAGGGATAA
- the nadC gene encoding carboxylating nicotinate-nucleotide diphosphorylase, protein MDSSVPATLPAWIILDPMLTRWLQEDIGRGDLTTQALGLSEQGQAKLLFKQAGCVAGLPLVQRVFSLLDGHIKLMPLVAEGEWCAAGTVVAELQGPMAPLLTGERVALNLIMRLSGIATLTKQYGDAIATLPTQLVDTRKTTPGLRLLEKYATRIGGAKNHRLGLDDAVMLKDNHIQAAGGIGAAIDQVRTQIPYPLAVEVETETLEQVTEALEHDVDIIMLDNMLPAQMQKAVGMIRACSTTIKIEASGNITLDTIRAAAETGVDYISTSAPITQAPWLDISLRMIA, encoded by the coding sequence ATGGACAGTTCTGTTCCTGCGACTCTACCGGCATGGATCATTCTTGATCCGATGCTCACCCGCTGGCTGCAAGAAGATATCGGTCGAGGAGATTTGACCACTCAGGCCCTGGGTCTATCGGAGCAGGGGCAGGCAAAGCTTCTATTTAAGCAGGCAGGATGTGTGGCGGGTCTTCCTCTAGTGCAAAGGGTATTTTCTCTTCTTGATGGCCACATAAAGCTGATGCCGTTGGTGGCAGAGGGAGAATGGTGCGCCGCAGGCACGGTTGTGGCTGAGCTTCAGGGGCCGATGGCGCCGCTATTAACAGGGGAACGAGTGGCTCTCAATCTGATCATGCGGCTGAGTGGGATTGCGACTTTGACAAAGCAATATGGAGATGCGATCGCAACCCTACCCACGCAACTCGTCGATACTCGTAAAACTACCCCTGGCCTCAGATTGCTAGAAAAATACGCCACGAGAATCGGAGGAGCCAAAAACCATCGTCTGGGCCTCGACGATGCCGTGATGCTCAAAGACAACCATATTCAGGCGGCAGGTGGCATTGGTGCCGCCATTGATCAGGTCCGCACCCAGATTCCGTATCCCCTTGCCGTTGAGGTGGAGACTGAAACGTTAGAGCAGGTGACAGAAGCCCTAGAGCATGACGTGGATATCATTATGCTCGACAATATGCTCCCAGCTCAGATGCAGAAGGCTGTTGGAATGATTCGAGCCTGCAGCACCACAATCAAAATTGAAGCTTCTGGCAACATCACCTTAGACACGATTCGGGCTGCCGCTGAAACAGGGGTTGACTACATTTCGACGAGCGCCCCGATTACCCAAGCCCCCTGGCTCGATATCAGTCTACGGATGATTGCTTAA
- a CDS encoding Npun_F0494 family protein gives MDYPRATMTRAVRAVACSPFDVELFKAMRSQSISLAEIAGQQGITHRYTRRSLSEQKVEGLLTWLIDVGLLRREVDGQGLTDSFRLTPLGQQLLQLWQQQNIPRPSLADYWRNLCSRWVRWPV, from the coding sequence ATGGATTATCCCCGAGCAACGATGACGCGAGCGGTAAGGGCTGTGGCCTGTAGTCCGTTTGATGTAGAGCTGTTTAAAGCGATGCGATCGCAAAGTATTTCCCTCGCTGAGATTGCCGGACAGCAGGGCATCACGCATCGCTACACCCGTCGCTCCCTATCAGAGCAGAAAGTAGAGGGCCTGTTGACGTGGCTCATTGATGTGGGGCTTCTGCGGCGTGAGGTTGACGGTCAAGGTTTGACAGATAGCTTTCGGTTGACGCCCCTAGGTCAGCAGCTCCTGCAGCTCTGGCAGCAGCAGAATATCCCGCGCCCTTCCCTTGCGGACTATTGGCGTAATCTCTGCAGCCGCTGGGTGCGGTGGCCGGTGTAG
- a CDS encoding diacylglycerol kinase family protein — translation MTVPLRQLILEADLIYCPSGIRSRSQTVAASLTSETFTWQEGNHSQTLNLSDILNVSPSPAKEAVEFIVTACPLRRRHQWTQVRRRVIETYTFSCSEDLRSQWLSAFSQLLRTPAKHLVVILNTTSGQRRGLQLFERVRPLLEASQIQVTVAESKNGSQTRQLIQSLNLAEFDGLVVVGGDGTVHDVINGLMQRSDAATAIQTPIGVIPAGTGNGLCQSLLAQAGEPYDVMSAGFAIAKGHPQPLDILQVQQDGQLSYGILSLAWGLISDSDLASDRLRWLGPLRDDICALLLIARLRAYPGRLVFEHEGRKQTIEDEFIAVWGMNVPWAASNMFVAPNAERAGGKLDLLMVRRGASRWRLLQAFSQLDTGGHVQFAEVDCFKTSRLTLTPEKRCGTLAIDGEPVSYGKTEMTVLPILSYFFALTRSDSVFGPRN, via the coding sequence ATGACGGTTCCCTTGAGACAATTGATTTTAGAAGCAGATCTGATCTACTGTCCATCGGGAATTCGGTCTCGTTCCCAGACTGTAGCGGCTTCTCTGACCTCTGAAACGTTTACATGGCAGGAAGGGAACCACTCTCAAACACTCAATCTGTCGGATATTCTGAATGTCTCCCCTTCGCCAGCAAAAGAGGCCGTGGAATTTATCGTGACGGCCTGTCCACTGCGGCGTCGGCATCAATGGACCCAGGTGCGACGACGAGTGATAGAGACTTATACGTTCTCTTGTTCAGAGGATTTGCGATCGCAATGGCTGTCAGCATTTTCTCAACTCCTCCGCACCCCTGCGAAACATCTAGTCGTGATCCTCAACACCACTAGCGGGCAAAGGCGGGGACTGCAACTCTTTGAGCGTGTCCGCCCGCTGCTAGAAGCGAGTCAAATTCAGGTAACGGTGGCAGAGTCTAAAAATGGTTCCCAGACGCGGCAATTGATCCAATCGCTAAACCTAGCTGAGTTCGATGGTCTAGTGGTGGTGGGCGGTGATGGTACCGTTCACGATGTGATTAATGGACTGATGCAGCGCTCGGACGCGGCAACCGCGATTCAAACACCTATCGGCGTCATTCCGGCAGGGACAGGCAATGGCCTCTGTCAGTCTCTGTTAGCGCAGGCGGGTGAACCCTACGATGTGATGTCAGCAGGATTTGCGATCGCAAAGGGCCACCCCCAGCCCTTAGATATTTTGCAGGTCCAGCAAGACGGGCAGCTATCCTACGGTATTCTCTCGCTAGCGTGGGGACTCATCAGTGATAGCGACCTCGCCTCAGATCGTTTACGTTGGCTAGGGCCGCTGAGGGATGATATCTGCGCGCTGCTGCTGATTGCTCGCCTGCGCGCTTATCCTGGACGTCTTGTGTTTGAGCATGAAGGTCGAAAACAGACTATTGAAGATGAATTCATTGCGGTGTGGGGCATGAATGTCCCCTGGGCCGCCTCCAATATGTTCGTGGCTCCCAACGCCGAGCGTGCCGGAGGAAAACTAGACCTCCTGATGGTGCGTCGGGGCGCCTCCCGATGGCGGTTGCTCCAAGCTTTTTCACAGCTTGATACGGGAGGACACGTCCAGTTCGCAGAGGTGGACTGCTTCAAGACCAGCCGATTGACTCTAACACCTGAAAAGCGATGCGGAACGCTAGCGATTGACGGGGAACCCGTTTCCTATGGCAAAACTGAAATGACAGTATTGCCTATACTGAGTTACTTCTTCGCTTTGACAAGAAGTGACTCAGTATTTGGGCCGCGAAATTGA
- the cobQ gene encoding cobyric acid synthase CobQ yields MGAIMVVGTTSHAGKSLLTAVICRLLKRQGKRVTPFKGQNMALNAYVTAAGEEMGHAQAVQAWAAGVEPQVDMNPILLKPQGDMTSQVVLQGKVVGRVQAADYYRDYFDRGWQAITGALERLQQDFDWIVCEGAGSPAEINLKHRDLTNMRVAKHLQAPTLLVADIDRGGVFAHVVGTLALLEPDERALVRGIVINKFRGQRSLLESGVTWLEDRTGIPVVGVIPWLPQTLPAEDSLSLFDRRATKPEAEITIVVIRLPRVANFTDFDPLESEASVNLRFVDPSELLGTPDAVILPGSKTTIADLQVLQSSGMAAQIQAYSAAGGMVLGICGGLQMLGQVLIDTTGEEGQEGEFPGLGLLPLRTEMTMAKITQQRQVLSCSLPAQFEAPSAERPIHGYEIHQGQTQILDSSIVQPLFDDPTLGVVSLERLTLGTYLHGLLDNGAWRRSWLNQIRCRRDLYSLPTDVPDYEEQRNQMFDQVTDAIAEHLDLTPLLTLTPTDTH; encoded by the coding sequence ATGGGCGCAATCATGGTGGTGGGAACCACCTCCCATGCTGGGAAATCGCTACTCACCGCTGTCATTTGTCGATTGCTGAAGCGTCAGGGCAAGCGGGTGACTCCCTTTAAAGGGCAAAACATGGCCCTCAACGCCTACGTAACTGCCGCCGGAGAGGAGATGGGACATGCTCAAGCCGTCCAGGCTTGGGCCGCTGGCGTCGAGCCTCAGGTGGATATGAATCCTATTTTGCTCAAGCCCCAAGGAGATATGACTTCTCAAGTGGTGCTGCAGGGGAAGGTGGTGGGCCGAGTCCAGGCGGCAGACTACTACCGAGATTATTTTGACCGTGGCTGGCAGGCGATTACCGGGGCGCTGGAGCGACTGCAGCAGGACTTTGACTGGATCGTTTGTGAAGGAGCCGGAAGTCCCGCAGAAATTAATCTTAAGCATCGTGATTTGACGAATATGCGTGTGGCCAAGCATCTACAGGCTCCAACGCTGTTGGTGGCAGACATTGACCGAGGCGGTGTTTTTGCCCATGTCGTCGGAACGCTAGCGCTACTGGAGCCAGATGAACGGGCGCTGGTGCGCGGCATTGTGATCAACAAATTCCGGGGGCAGCGCTCCTTGCTAGAGTCGGGGGTGACGTGGCTGGAGGATCGCACGGGAATCCCTGTGGTGGGCGTGATTCCCTGGCTACCCCAAACGCTGCCTGCAGAGGACTCGCTGAGCCTTTTTGACCGTCGTGCAACAAAGCCAGAGGCTGAGATTACCATTGTCGTCATTCGGCTCCCGCGAGTGGCTAACTTTACGGACTTTGATCCGTTAGAGTCTGAAGCCAGCGTCAACTTGCGATTTGTAGATCCCTCTGAGCTTTTGGGAACGCCTGATGCGGTAATTTTGCCCGGGTCAAAAACGACCATTGCCGATCTGCAGGTGCTGCAATCATCTGGGATGGCTGCTCAGATTCAGGCTTACAGCGCGGCGGGTGGCATGGTGTTGGGCATCTGTGGAGGTCTGCAGATGCTGGGGCAGGTCTTGATTGACACGACCGGCGAAGAGGGCCAGGAAGGAGAATTTCCAGGTCTTGGGCTGTTGCCGCTACGAACGGAGATGACGATGGCGAAGATAACCCAGCAACGACAGGTTCTGAGTTGTTCTCTACCGGCCCAATTTGAGGCTCCGTCGGCGGAACGGCCGATTCACGGTTACGAAATTCATCAGGGCCAAACGCAGATACTTGATTCCAGTATTGTTCAGCCTTTATTTGACGATCCGACTTTGGGCGTCGTCAGCTTAGAACGTCTGACGCTCGGCACTTATCTGCACGGCCTGTTGGATAATGGGGCTTGGCGGCGATCTTGGCTCAATCAAATTCGGTGCCGACGCGATCTTTATTCTTTGCCGACGGATGTGCCTGACTATGAAGAACAGCGCAATCAGATGTTCGATCAGGTAACGGATGCCATTGCGGAGCATCTCGACCTCACGCCCTTGCTGACCCTAACGCCAACCGATACTCATTAA